A part of Planococcus sp. MB-3u-03 genomic DNA contains:
- a CDS encoding Fe3+ hydroxamate ABC transporter substrate-binding protein, which produces MFNQAPKCQVCGREIEGDEVVHIQMRYPKRKGFAEVKAYLKLEGKFTCDACAKSKT; this is translated from the coding sequence ATGTTCAATCAAGCACCGAAATGCCAAGTGTGCGGCAGGGAAATCGAAGGCGATGAAGTAGTGCATATCCAGATGCGCTATCCGAAGCGCAAAGGGTTCGCGGAGGTCAAAGCGTATTTAAAACTAGAGGGCAAGTTTACGTGTGATGCATGCGCCAAAAGCAAAACATAA
- a CDS encoding iron-hydroxamate ABC transporter substrate-binding protein, with translation MKKSGLLFVLLLLLAVLAACGSAESSEDTGAAEPEQDAAAETFIYESETGAVEVPTDPQRIIALTNGPNVLALEGNIVGIDEWTNANPLFEDMLSDVEIVTEDNLEKIIELDPDLIIAGTHMKNLDKMSEIAPTVAFTWGKLGYLDQQVEIGKLLNKEQEATDWVADFQNRAQAAGEEIRAKIGEDATVSVIESGNKEFYVFGDNYARGTEILYQEMGLNMPEKVEELALEAGVHTFSLEVLPDFAGDYVVLSKNPDVDNSFMETDVWNNIPAVSEERVIEINTKASTYSDPITLDHLLGIFEEGFLAGN, from the coding sequence TTGAAAAAATCAGGATTATTGTTCGTGCTTTTATTGTTACTGGCCGTACTCGCCGCTTGTGGCTCTGCTGAATCGTCAGAAGATACAGGCGCTGCAGAACCGGAACAAGATGCAGCAGCGGAGACATTTATATACGAATCGGAAACAGGCGCCGTTGAAGTGCCGACAGACCCGCAGCGCATTATCGCCTTGACGAACGGGCCGAATGTCTTGGCGCTTGAAGGCAATATCGTCGGCATCGACGAATGGACCAATGCCAACCCGCTTTTTGAAGATATGCTGTCCGATGTGGAAATCGTCACGGAAGACAATCTGGAGAAAATCATCGAATTGGATCCGGACCTCATCATTGCAGGCACACACATGAAAAATCTCGACAAGATGAGCGAAATTGCACCGACCGTTGCTTTCACGTGGGGCAAACTCGGTTATTTGGATCAGCAAGTCGAAATCGGCAAATTGCTCAATAAAGAACAGGAAGCGACAGATTGGGTCGCTGATTTCCAAAACCGCGCACAAGCTGCCGGTGAAGAAATCCGCGCCAAAATCGGTGAAGACGCCACTGTTTCGGTCATCGAAAGCGGCAATAAGGAATTCTATGTATTCGGTGATAATTACGCACGCGGCACCGAAATTCTCTATCAGGAAATGGGCTTGAACATGCCGGAAAAAGTCGAGGAACTTGCCCTTGAAGCAGGCGTCCACACCTTCTCGCTCGAAGTATTGCCTGACTTTGCAGGGGATTACGTCGTCCTCAGCAAAAATCCGGATGTCGACAACTCATTCATGGAAACCGATGTCTGGAACAATATCCCTGCCGTAAGCGAAGAGCGCGTCATTGAAATCAATACGAAAGCTTCGACGTACAGCGACCCGATCACCCTGGACCATCTGCTCGGTATCTTTGAAGAAGGATTCCTTGCCGGTAATTAA
- a CDS encoding DUF6176 family protein, with the protein MNVELTRFRVKKGKSEVVDEWLKFLNNHMEEVLVTLEGENMYVETIFRETLDGAEYLYWYSVQGEGGQAVETSTHWIDEKHMAYWQECIDPDFEAVDLSVEAVMIPRHIRNHMK; encoded by the coding sequence GTGAATGTTGAATTGACGCGGTTTCGCGTGAAAAAAGGAAAGTCGGAAGTGGTAGATGAATGGCTAAAGTTCTTGAACAATCATATGGAGGAAGTCCTTGTGACCTTGGAAGGGGAGAACATGTACGTCGAGACCATTTTCCGGGAAACGCTGGATGGGGCTGAGTATTTGTATTGGTATTCGGTGCAGGGGGAAGGCGGGCAGGCGGTGGAAACCTCAACGCATTGGATTGACGAAAAACACATGGCGTACTGGCAGGAATGCATCGATCCAGACTTCGAAGCGGTCGATTTATCGGTCGAAGCGGTCATGATTCCCCGCCATATCCGAAATCATATGAAATAA
- a CDS encoding DNA-3-methyladenine glycosylase I, with protein sequence MAQCEWPKSDERMQAYHNEEWCRPSRDERYLFEMLSLEGAQAGLSWQIVLSKRDSYKDAFHNFDIDYCAALTDEALAEIKEQYGVIKHGAKLQSVRTNARAVKEIQSEFASFAEYLWSFTDGQAVINEWQSDGQIPAQSELSVKLSKDLKKRGFKFVGPVTSYSFLQAIGMVDDHIISCPFHSANRT encoded by the coding sequence ATGGCGCAATGCGAATGGCCAAAAAGCGACGAACGGATGCAAGCCTACCACAACGAAGAATGGTGCCGGCCGAGCCGCGATGAACGTTATTTATTTGAAATGCTGAGCTTGGAAGGCGCCCAAGCAGGCTTGTCCTGGCAGATCGTGCTGTCAAAACGCGATAGCTACAAAGACGCTTTTCACAATTTCGATATAGATTATTGCGCCGCATTGACGGATGAAGCGCTTGCTGAGATCAAGGAGCAATACGGCGTGATCAAACACGGTGCCAAGCTCCAATCCGTGCGCACGAATGCACGGGCGGTGAAGGAAATCCAATCCGAATTCGCGAGTTTTGCCGAGTATCTATGGAGTTTCACAGACGGCCAAGCGGTGATCAACGAATGGCAATCAGACGGGCAGATTCCCGCCCAATCGGAATTGTCGGTAAAGCTCAGCAAAGATTTGAAAAAACGCGGCTTTAAATTCGTCGGCCCGGTCACGAGCTATTCGTTTCTTCAGGCAATAGGAATGGTCGACGATCATATAATCAGCTGCCCGTTCCACAGCGCGAACCGAACATAA